In Porites lutea chromosome 1, jaPorLute2.1, whole genome shotgun sequence, a single genomic region encodes these proteins:
- the LOC140949516 gene encoding 2Fe-2S ferredoxin-like, giving the protein MASRFGRVCSMLLASSRCYSLMNRRTTSVFVPKNLCLRMAGTSSSNAKAKREMVSIKFIDRDGDEITVNAKVGDTLLDVAKDNDVDLEGACEGTLSCSTCHLIFKPDEMEALNLDEPSDEELDMLDLAYGLEDTSRLGCQICVTKDFKGITLRIPQAHRDVRDL; this is encoded by the exons ATGGCGTCTCGGTTTGGCAGAGTTTGTTCTATGTTACTGGCATCTTCAAGGTGTTATTCCCTGATGAATCGAAGAACCACGTCCGTATTTGTTCCTAAGAATTTATGTCTTCGAATGGCCGGGACATCCTCATCAAATGCGAAGGCGAAGCGAGAAAT gGTCTCAATTAAATTTATTGATCGTGATGGAGATGAAATAACAGTTAATGCAAAAGTTGGAGATACCTTACTGGATGTAGCAAAAGACAATGATGTTGATTTAGAAG GTGCTTGCGAAGGTACTTTGTCTTGTTCCACTTGTCATCTGATATTTAAACCTGATGAAATGGAGGCATTAAATCTGGATGAACCTTCAGATGAAGAGCTTGATATGTTGGACCTGGCTTATGGATTGGAAGATAC TTCTCGTCTTGGATGCCAGATATGTGTTACTAAAGACTTTAAAGGGATAACGTTAAGAATACCACAAGCCCACAGGGATGTGCGAGACCTCTGA
- the LOC140949526 gene encoding uncharacterized protein, whose protein sequence is MKFAVVFSLLFSFAYSTKLSLTDTSQDSSTQVNVTESERANKETVSIDVQRVDVDRDANGGFEDARILKVNIRVSVIDGVVHINNSKAIHKAVTTFHFYAEIDEIGKNREVLQHMTRVPIVIRVLVTESEVPANDGEVLKVLKVEEEITEVNRKAVQQIKVTQFVMKLDSANNEILAKREVTIIELKDSEIHKRPKESDKHQYPHGRLPDEPYKQPKLPEHPYKFDETKKGFCSKFYKLPFAARVAVFALVAVIGIATFSCCLWVFCCKPPAQGKKIDLKDFEDKFSYDGEFEAPALEQKLPIEKQKLVIDA, encoded by the exons ATGAAGTTCGCTGTGgtattttccttgcttttttcATTTGCTTACAGCACCAAATTGAGTCTTACTGATACAAGCCAGGATAGCAGTACTCAAGTCAATGTGACAGAGTCAGAGAGAGCAAATAAGGAGACTGTTAGCATTGATGTTCAGCGCGTGGATGTGGACCGTGACGCAAATGGCGGCTTCGAAGACGCTAGAATTCTGAAG GTAAACATTAGAGTGAGTGTTATTGATGGTGTGGTTCATATCAACAACTCCAAAGCTATTCATAAAGCTGTTACAACCTTCCACTTCTATGCAGAAATTG ATGAGATCGGCAAGAATAGGGAAGTGTTGCAGCACATGACAAGGGTTCCTATTGTGATCAGGGTCTTGGTCACTGAATCTGAAGTCCCTGCTAATGATGGAGAAGTCCTCAAAGTGCTGAAGGTTGAGGAGGAGATTACTGAGGTGAACCGCAAGGCCGTTCAACAGATCAAAGTGACGCAGTTTGTGATGAAACTGGATTCTGCCAACAATGAGATCCTTGCTAAGCGTGAAGTTACAATAATTGAGTTGAAAGATTCAGAGATACATAAGCGGCCAAAAGAAAGTGACAAACATCAATATCCCCACG GTCGACTTCCAGACGAGCCCTACAAACAGCCCAAGCTTCCTGAACATCCTTACAAATTTGATGAG ACCAAGAAAGGATTCTGCTCAAAGTTCTACAAACTCCCATTTGCTGCCCGTGTTGCAGTGTTTGCACTGGTTGCTGTGATTGGTATTGCCACTTTCAGCTGTTGCTTGTGGGTCTTCTGTTGCAAACCTCCAGCTCAGGGCAAGAAGATTGACTTGAAAGATTTCGAGGACAAATTTTCGTATGATGGAGAGTTTGAAGCACCAGCTCTAGAGCAGAAGTTGCCGATCGAGAAGCAGAAACTGGTCATCGATGCATGA